GCGCCAACACATGTGCCAGCATCCCCCACAACCGTTCGTCTTTCGAGATGGCATACATAATTTTCCTCCGTGTTTTGACTGAAATAAAACGAGCTAAATCGGTTCCCGGTTGAAACTGCGTCAAGTATGCGTAAGCCTGTCAGGATTCACAAGAATCATCGAAAGGAATTCCTGACTTTTTATTGGCAAGCCGAAGTCCGCTTGCTACACTCACAACCCTATGATGGATAGAGCAAGAATTTTGATCGTTGACGATGAACAAGCCGCGCGCGTCGGCCTGAGCGAGATTATCTCCGTATGGGGTTACGAAACGCAGACGGCTGGCGACGGATTGGAAGCGCTGGAAATCGCCGCAGACTTTCACCCGACGGCTGTGGTAACGGACGTGTTCATGCCCAGGCTGGATGGATTCGGGTTACTGAACCGGTTGCGCGACGAGTACCCGGAAACCGCCGTCATCCTGTTGACCGGCCAGGGCAGCATCGAAGACGCCGTCCGCGCCGTGAAAGAAGAAGGCGCGTTTTATTACTTTGAAAAACCCATCAACACGCGCCAGTTAAGCGTCGTGTTGCAACGCGCCATCGAACAAGCTGCTTCTCGGTTGGAAAACACACGGCTGCGGCGGCAATTGGGCGAATACGGCGTATTCGGCAAGCTGGTCGGCAATTCACAGGTTATGCGACAGATTTACACGACCATCGAACAGGTCGCCAGTTCCGCCGTTTCCGTGCTCATCACGGGCGAATCCGGAACCGGCAAGGAAGTCGTCGCGCAAAGCATTCACCAGCTCAGCCCGCGCGCTTCGCGTCCGTTTGTCGCCATCAACTGTTCGGCCATTCCCGAAAGCCTGATGGAATCGGAGCTGTTCGGCCACGAACGCGGCGCCTTCACCGGGGCCATTGCCAAACGCGAAGGCTGTTTTGAACTCGCCAATACCGGCACGCTGTTTCTGGACGAAATTGCCGAAATGCCTGCGATGTTGCAGGCCAAGTTGTTGCGCGTTTTGGAAGAGCGAAAAGTTCGCCGTCTGGGCAGCGCCAAAGAGGTTCCGGTTGATGTGCGCGTGCTGGCTGCAACGAACAAAGATCCGCACGAAGCCGTTCGGCGCGGCGAAATGCGCGAAGATTTGCTCTATCGTTTGAACGTCATCCACATCAAACTGCCGCCGTTGCGGGAACGCCGCGAAGACATTCCCCTGCTGACGGAATACATGATCAAAGAGCTCAGCAATCGCCATAACCGCCCGGCAAAACTGGTTTCGCCTGAAGTGCTGGAAATCTTCACGCGGCATCCGTGGCCTGGCAATGTTCGCGAACTTCGCAACGTGGTCGAACACGCCATTATCGTTTGCGACGGTCAGAAAATTGAAAAACAACATCTATCACCGCAAATGTCCGAGGGCCGTACCTTCAAAAACGAAGATTCGATCACGCTGCCGGTGCCGATTACTTTGGACGAAGCCGAACGCCAACTGATCCTGAAAACGCTGATTCGCACGAACAACAACAAAACTCGCGCGGCAGATTTGCTCAGCATCAGTTTGAAAACGCTTCATAACAAACTGAAAACCTATCGGGAAGAGAGTGAGGATTAGTTAGCAATCTTCTGCGAAATGTCTTCGCCGCGCTAG
This region of Acidobacteriota bacterium genomic DNA includes:
- a CDS encoding sigma-54-dependent Fis family transcriptional regulator, which gives rise to MDRARILIVDDEQAARVGLSEIISVWGYETQTAGDGLEALEIAADFHPTAVVTDVFMPRLDGFGLLNRLRDEYPETAVILLTGQGSIEDAVRAVKEEGAFYYFEKPINTRQLSVVLQRAIEQAASRLENTRLRRQLGEYGVFGKLVGNSQVMRQIYTTIEQVASSAVSVLITGESGTGKEVVAQSIHQLSPRASRPFVAINCSAIPESLMESELFGHERGAFTGAIAKREGCFELANTGTLFLDEIAEMPAMLQAKLLRVLEERKVRRLGSAKEVPVDVRVLAATNKDPHEAVRRGEMREDLLYRLNVIHIKLPPLRERREDIPLLTEYMIKELSNRHNRPAKLVSPEVLEIFTRHPWPGNVRELRNVVEHAIIVCDGQKIEKQHLSPQMSEGRTFKNEDSITLPVPITLDEAERQLILKTLIRTNNNKTRAADLLSISLKTLHNKLKTYREESED